The following is a genomic window from Cupriavidus taiwanensis.
TTCGATGGCCTCGTAGTACAGCTTGTTGCCGATCATCGGGAAGCGCGCGCCGCGCGGCGTAGTGCTATCGCCGGCGAACAACCCGGCCGGCCCGGAGCCGATCCCGCGCGCGATCTCGAAGCGCCGCACCATCTGCCCCGAACTGGCCCACGCGCTTTCCGCCGACGGGTAGCCGTCGGGCGTGACGTGGCCGTACAGCGGCTCGCCCAGCTGGTTCAGCCAGTTCATCACCGGGCGCAGGTTGGCCACCGGGCGGCCCTCATACGCCAGCCGCAGCGACGACACCACATAGACCATCGGATCCTTGAACTTGCGCGCGGCCGCGCCCCCCTGCCGCTCCAGTTCGGGCGCCAGCAGCATGGTGCGCAGCACCGCGGCGATATCGCCGTCGGTGCGCGTGAAGGTCTGCGCCATGCGCTCGACCAGCGCGGGCGGCGGGTCGTCGGCGATGAAGTACGCAGCCAGCCTGGCACTGACATGGCGCGCCGTAGCCGGCTCACTTGCCAGGATCGACACCGCGCGCACCACTTCGTCGAAGCCCGACGGCTCGATGCGCTGCCCCAGCAGCGTCTTGGCGCCGAAGTCATGGCGTGCCGGGTTGAACTCGAACAGACCGTCACTGCGGTACAGTCCCGCGCGCGCCGGCGGCAGCTTCGGCGGCGGCGTGCCGCGCAGGTTCACGCCGACACCGGTCAGCACCCGCGCCAGCTCCTGCACGTCCTGCTGCGTATAGCGCGAGCCGCTGGGCCCGCCGGACACGCCCAGCGTGTGCAGCTCCATCAGTTCGCGCGCGTAGTTTTCATTGACGCGGTTGGCGCTGCTCTGGGCATTGTCGAGATAGACCAGCATCGCCGGCGCGGTCACCGTGGCCATCAGCAGGTCGCGGAACCGGCCCAGCGCGTGCGGGCGGATCGCGCGCTCTTCGTAGTCGGCCAGCAGCAGCCGGACCTGGCCCTTGCCCGAGTAGACGTTGAAATGGTTCATCCAGAACCACGTCATCTGCTCGCGCAGCTGCGCCGGCGAATACAACGCGCGCAGCAGGTGGCGCCGGCTGGCATCGGCGACGAGCTCGCGGCCCTGCGCGTTCAGCGCCTGGCGTGCCTGCTGCTTGCTGGCCTCGTCAGGCAGGGTGTCGATGCGCTGGCGCGCCTCGCGCGCGGCCTGGACTTGTGCGTCGGCGCCGTCGCGCAGGCTGGGCAAGGCGGCGATGGCGGCGGCCAGCTCGGGCGGATCGGCCAGCGGCATCGCCAGTTGCTGCGCGAGGTAGCCCTTGCGGCCCAGCCGGCGCAGCGCGTCCAGCGAAGCCTGGTCGGCGCCGTAGCTGACGGTATTGAGCCAGCGCAGGTCGGCGGCGGCCGTGGCGCCTTTATCGTCGGCGTTTCCCGTCCCGGCCGGCAACTGGGCACAGCCTGCCAGGCACGCGGCCAGCGCCAGCGCCGCGGCGGCGCGCCACGCGGGCAGGCGCCCGCGGCCGGGCAGTCTCTGGTGCTGCGTTGGATCCATGTGATTCACCTCGTCCGGTTCGGTCGCCATCTCCATGTTACGTGGCAAGCCCGGACCGGTTGACGCGGCGCCGCCCCGCGAGTGTTACCAATGCTTTCAGCGCGATTGCCGGATTTGCCAAGACAGCGGCGCCGGGCCTCGCTAGCCTTGCGCTTTGCCCTGTCCTGTCCGCCCCCCCGGGCGGAAACGCCTGCTTTCATGTCGCGCCCCCTTGCCCTCGCCGCCTGGCTGCCCACGGCAGCCTTTGTCCTGATCTGGTCCACCGGCTTTATCGTCGGCAAGGCCATCGTGCCGCTGGCCGACACCAGCCTGTTCCTGCTGGGCCGCTTTGCCGTGGCCGGGCTGATGTTCGTGGCGTGGTCGCTGGCCGCGCGCGCGGCATGGCCGCCGCTGCGCGAGGCGCCGCGCCACTTGCTGGCCGGGGCGCTGATGCAGGGCATCTACCTGTGCGCCGGCTACGGCGCCGTGGCCCAGGGCCTGCCGCCGGCGATCATGGCCCTGCTGGGCGCGCTGCAGCCGCTGCTGACCGCGCTGCTTGCCATCCCCCTGCTGAAAGAGCTACCTTCCAGGCGGACCTGGCAAGGGCTGGCGCTGGGTGCGCTGGGCGTCGCGCTGGTGGTCGCGCCCGCGATGCAGGCCGGCCTGCACGGCGCTGCTGCAGCGGTATCGCCGTGGATCGTGCTGCTGGGCGTGCTGGCCATTGTCTCCATCACCATGGGAACCCTGTTGCAGAAAACCGCCATCGCCACCTGTGACCTGCGCGCCAGCGCCGCCTGGCAAAGCCTGGGCGCGATGCTGGTCGCCGCCGCGCTGGCGGCGATCCACGCCGCCAGCGCGCCGCTGCACTGGCACGGCGGGCCGGCGCTGTGGGCCGGCCTGGCCTGGGCGGCCATCGGCCTGTCCGGCGCCGGCACCTGGCTGCTGGTCAGCCTGGTGCGGCGCGGTCAGGCCGCCAATGCCGCGGCGCTGATGTTCCTGGCGCCGCCGCTGGCGGCGCTGCAGGCCTGGCTGTTGTTCGGCGAACGACTGGGCGGGGTGCAGGCGCTGGGCATGGCGGTGGCCGGGGCCGGCGTCTGGCTGTGCCAGACCCCGGGCAGGATGCGACATGCCGAAGCCCGTTGAAGCCCGCGCCGCGCCGCTGGTCGAGCACCGGCGCTACCAGCCGCAGCCCGACGGCCACCAGCACGGCTACCACCAGCTGCTGTTCGGCCTGGCCGGCGCCACCGAGCTGGAGCTCGACGGCCACGTCTACCGCGTCGACGACCGCACCGGCCTGATCGTGCCGGCCGGCAGCCACCATGACTACATGGGCCACGACGGCAACCTGCAACTGGTGGCGGACTTCCCGGCGCATTCGGTAGCGCTGCCCGCGCGGTTGCTGGCGCGCCCGCGAACCTTCGCGCTCGACGGCGCCTTCGGCAGCCGCGTACGCGCGCTGGCGGCGTGGCGCGCAAAAGCCGCGGCACACGGGCCGCAGCGCGACTGGCAAGTCGCCGCCACCCTGGCCGCGGCGCTGGCCGACCGCCTTGGCATGCCCGCCGACCGCGAAGTGTTCCCGCTGATGGCCGTCGATGCCTACCTGCGCGCCAACCTGGCCGCGCCGCTGCGCGTGCCGGAACTGGCCGGGCATTTCGGCTGGAGCGTGCGACGCTTCCAGACCCTGTTCGCCGAAGCCTTCGGCGATACCCCGCACCGCTACCAGACCCGCCTGCGGCTGGACCGCGCGCTGCAGTGGCTGTCGAACTCAACGTTGCCGCTGGCCGAGATCGCGCTGATGTCCGGCTACCCGGACCAGACCACGTTCACGCGCAGCTTCACGCGGCGCTTCGGGCTGCCGCCGGGGGCGTGGCGGGCGGCGGTGCGGGGGTGAGACCGGAGGAGCGGACCGCCTTGCGCAACTGGGTCACCGCGACACAATGTCCTTGCGCATCGGCCCGAGAATGCCCAGCAACTCCTTCTGTTCCCGCTCCGGCACCTTGAACTTGTTGAGGGATTTGACCAGGTCGTCAACGAGCGCGTCGAACTCGGCATTGGTGATGGCCATGCCGGCATGGGCAGTTTTCATATCGAGCCCGCCATACGTGCAAGGCCCGCCCGAGCCCGCACAGATCTGTTCGACCAGCCGCGTCTTCAGCCGCGGGATATTGGCATTGGCGAACCTGGCGTTGATGCGCGTGTCGGTCGCCACGTTGCCGACAAAATCGTCGACCACCGCGGTAATGGCCGGCATGCCGCCAAGCCGGTTGTATAGCGATGTCGTGGCTGGCTGAGCACGATCCGGGGATGCGCAACCGGCAAGCCCGAGCAGCGCCGTCAGAAGAAATCCGCAAAGAACAGCAGGGATACGCATGGCCGCCTCCTTCCGTTACCCGGTAGCTTCCGGATTGGAGCCAGTGCCGCGCGGCGCAATTTGCATTGACGCCCTGCGGGATTGCGCCGACAGCGCCGGCTTCGGCTTTTCCAGCATAGCAGGTTGGTACCGCCTTGCTTTCCAGGCCGGGCCGCGGCATGGCGTTTTCGATACCGAACGGCTAGAGTCGGAGACGACAACACACGGATGCGGCCGATGCCGAAGCCTCAGATCCTTACCTATGTCGACGCCGGCGCTTCAGACTGGACCGCATGCCTGATGCGAACCATCGGCCATCAGCTTCCCGCCGGGGCTTATGAACTGCGCGCGGTGATGGCCAGCGAGATCCGGCACGACGCCACGCTGTTCGACGATGCGGTGATGTTCGTCATGCCGGGCGGCGCCGACCTGCCCTATTGCGCCCTGCTGAACGGCGCCCCGAACACGCGCATCCGGCAGTTTGTCGAGCAGGGCGGCGTCTACCTCGGCATCTGCGCTGGCGCTTACTACGCCTGTCGCGAACTGGCCTTTCATGCCGGCACCCGGGGCGCAATCTGCGGCCCACGCGAACTGCGGCTGGTCGATGCGGTGGCAGTCGGCTCGCTGCCCGAACTGACCGGCGGCCAGCTCTATGACGGCACGCCGCGCACCACGGCCGCGGTGGAACTGCGGACCACGGACAAGCTGACCGAGGTCCCGATGTCGCTCTACACGCATTATCACGGCGGCTGCCGTTTCGACTTCGCCGATGCGCCCGGCCCCGGCACCGAAATCCTGGCCGTCTATGCAGGCGTTGCCGGCACGCCGCCCGCCATCGTCAGCGCACAGGTGGGCAAGGGACGCGCGCTGCTGACCGGCGTCCACCTGGAAATCTCCGAGCGGGAGTGCAAGGACGCCCTGCGCGGACACAGCGACATGTCCCGATACCTCCATGTGTGCGACCGGCTGGCGGACACCGGCGCTGCACGCCTGGCAGTGTTTCGGCAATTGCTGGCGCGGGGCGGGCTTGCGCTGGATTGAGTGGCGCGACCTTGCCGTCATGCCGCTGCGGAACCGCACTACACGGCCTGGCTCTGAGAAGCCGCACGCTGCAGCGCGGCCAACTCGGCCTTGCAAAGCGCCACTTCATCGGCGACGCGGCTTTCATTCCAGCCTAGCAAGCTGCCAAGGTTTCGGCCAATCCCGTCGCATTCGGCTTCCTCCAGCTTCCTGAACCATGGCAGGCCGCTACGCCGCAGCAGCGCATCGGAGAGATGGACGATCATTTCCTCTTTCGCCATCGTCTTCAGCCACTGCGGTGCCGGGACTGCGCCAGTCAGCGCCGCATGGATGTCGTCGGGCGACAGCGTCGGGAACGCGGACGCGAAGCGTGGCGTGCCGGCGGGACCAGAGGGGTCCGATAATCGAGCGCAGACCGCGTCAGCGATTTCGACGCCGGCCGAGCGATGCGTCATGAGCGGGCCGCCAGTCATCGCAAAGACACCTTCCAGGCCGTCGCCCGACAGGTCATGGAGCACCCGGTTGCGGTTTCCGCCAGGAAGATTCGGGTCCCATGTCAGAGGCCGCACGCCGGACCATGTAAAAATCACGTCCCTGGCGGACAGATTGAATGTCGGGAAAAGCTGGTTCGCTTCCGCAAGCAGCCAGTCCCTTTCCGCTTCGGCGGTACGGATGTCGTCGAGGCTATCCCGGTAGACCACCTCGGTCGGCCCGATGTAGTGATGCTCGCCCCACGGCAGGCAATAAAAGGGCTCGTTCTTCGAGTTGATGGTCGCCACGCCAACGCCACGGCAATCGTCCGGCAGGCGCACAACGATATGAGAGCCCTTGGTGCCGAGTATCTTGGGCGGCTTGCCCGAGCGGTGCTGCGCCAGCACCTGATCGATCCAGATTCCCGCCGTATTGACCACGCACGTGGCAGTCACCGTGACCTGGTCCGTTCCGGCCATGTCCTTGAGCCGTATGGTCCAGCCGGCGGCATGCCGTTCCAGCAAGTCCGCCCTGGTGTAATTGAGCGTTGTCGCGCCCATGCGCTGCGCATCGATGGCAATGTCGGCCGTCACGCGCTCCGGCCAGGAAATCTGATACTCGTCGTAGCAAGCAACGCTGTCCAGCAAATTGAAGTCGCCCAACCTGTTCACCAGCGGAATCGCAGCCGCGCTGCGGCCCGTGATGCGGCGGTAATTGAGCGGTGTCTTGCCCCGGTTGAAGTACTCCAGCACTTTGAAGGCAGCGTCAACCTGCCAGCCCGAGTACGCGCCGCCTTTGAAAATCGGGAAATACAGTTTCGCCAGCTGGACCCGCGTTGGCGTGGTCGCAATGAACTCGTCGCGCGCGTCGATGGCCATGCGCGCCATCTTCACGCCGGTGACCAGCCGCGACGGCTTGATCGCGAACTCCCAGGGGGAACGGCCTGGCGCAAGGTATCGCAATCCGCAGTGCAGCAGGCGGCTGGAGCGGCTGCTGGAGCCCGAGCCGAAGTCGCCCTTTTCAACCAGCAGGACGCTATGTCCACGGGCGGCGAGCTGCTGTGCACCCGCCGCGCCGTTGATACCGCCACCGATGATGACGACGTCAAACTGGCACCCGTCCAGGTCCTTGCTAGCAATTCGGCCCATCATCTTGCACTCACTCCAGGGGTTGCTTGTTCACCGCCGAGTGAGACGTCGCGCGTTTCGGGCGCCATGCGGACCGACAACAGCAGCCCGACCAGGCTGATGCCGCCTGCAATCATCAGCCCGGTAGCGCTGCCAAAGCGGGTCAGCACGGTAGGCAGCAGAAAGGTGCCGGCTGCCGCGCCAATACGGCTTGCGGACATGGCAAGCCCCATTCCGGTCGCGCGCAGGTCGGTCGGGAAAATCTCGTTGGGATAGATGAACTGCAGGCCGGAGCCGGCCGCTTCAGCCATCGTGAACAGAATAAAGAGCCCGATCGCAACGGCCGCGATGCCGGACATCGGCGTACCCAGCAGGAAGAGCGCAAGCGTTGCCAGGACGAAAGACGCCAGGCAAAGCGTGCGCCGCCCAACCCGGTTGACAATGAACATGCCGATGGCGGTACCGACGATGGCGAATGAAATGATCACGAGCGAGCCGGCCAGAGGCTGCGTGACACCGAGCGACTTCAGCAACATCGGCTGGAACGTCTTGATGGCGAACGAAGGCGCGATCTGGCACATCCAGAAGATCGAGCAGAACACCAGCATGCGTCCGTAGCCGCGCGCAAGGAGTTCGCGAATGCTCGACAGTCCCAGACCCCGCCTTGACGTGCTGACGCGGGTTTCGGCAACGAGCGCTGCGAAATCCACCTGCTTGCCAAGATGTTCGGCCACGACCCGGCGCGCGTCCTCGGTGCGTCCCGCCGAGATCAGCCAGCGCGGAGATTCCGGAACGTTCAGGCGCAGCAGCAGGAAGATCATGGAAGGGATCGCGGCGCTTGCCAGGATGTAGCGCCAGACGCTGCTCGGGCTGTCGCTGACGAGCAAACCCGTGGCGAGGCTCAGCGTGTAGCCCACCCACAGCAGCAGCACCAGGCTGGCGAGCACCGGGCCGCGCAGCTTCCGGGGCAGGAACTCGGCGGCGAGAGCGGTCGCAATCGGATAATCCGCGCCGAGGGCGATGCCCATGACGAAGCGCAGCACAAACAATGCCGTGACATCCTCCACCACCAGGTGCGCAAGCGAGCAGATCACGAAGACCGCCAGATTCAGCACGTACATCTTCTGGCGACCGAAGCGGTCCGTCATCGGCCCGAACACGACCCCGCCGACGAACATGCCGACCAGGCTGGCTGCGCCGACCAGGCCGATCTGCAGCGCGTTCAATGCCAGGTCCTGGGCAATGAACGGCAATGCCACCACGATGATGCCGAGCAGGTAGCCGTCGCAGAACGGGCCGCCTGCCGCCACCAGGGCGATCCTTTTATGAAAGCGGCTGGTAGGAAGATCCTCGATGCCGATGAGTGTGTTTGCCATATGTCCCTCCTGGGTCAGACCGACCCTTATCGAATGTTTTTGTGCAACGGTTGGGCGAGTCTAGGGACAGGCAAAATATCGGTCAATGTAGAATTTTATGCACCATATATCGAAGGATTAGATATGTTATTCAGCGATGAGATAACGACGTTCCTGGCGGTGGTCCAGTCGGGCAGCCTGCTCCAGGCCGCCGAGATCGTTTCGACAACGCAGTCCACCGTGTCCTATCGCATCCAGTCGCTCGAACGCCGGATCGGACATCCGTTGCTGCTGCGTTCCCGTGGCACGCGCAACGTTTCGCTGACGTTGGCAGGCGAGCGCTTTCTGGACATTGCCGAGCGCTGGAGAATGCTGGAACTGGAAGCGGAACAGCTGCAGGCCAATCAGGAGCGGCACCTTGCGCTCGGCTCGGTGGACGCGGTGGCGATCAATGTGCTGCCGCCGTTCGTCGCCGCGCTTTGCGACGCGCAGCCGCCGGTGCGCCTGCATATGGAAAGCGCCGTCTATTTCCAGCTCGCCAACCGCGTCGCATCCGGCCATCTCGACGTCGCCTTCACGCTGTCCCCGGCCGAGCATGTGGACCTGGTTTCGAGGAGGATTCGCGACTACCCCATGCTGGTAGCCTGCGCGTCGTCCGGCACCAGCCCGTTACCCGAAGCGCTGGAAATCCAGGACCTGGAGCCGTCGAGGGAAATCTATCTGCCGTGGTCGGCGCAGTTCGACCTCTGGCGCAACCGGCGCGGATTGTCGCGGCACGTGAACTGGGTGGAAAAAGCCCACATGCTTGCGCCGATGCTCAGGAACGGCGCCTGGGCAATCGTGCCGAGCTTCCTGGCCACGCCATTGGCGCAGCAGGCGGGATGCACGATCCATCGGGTCGCGTCAGATCCTCCCGATCCGCTTTCCCTTTACATGATCATGCGAAAGCACGGCAGCGGCGACGGCGGCGCTCGCCAGCAGCAGCTGATCGAGATGGCACTCGGCGCCCTGGAAGCATCGGGCCAGGCATGAGCGGCACGGTGTGCTCAACCTCCGAGGCGTTCGGAATAACGGGTCGGCCTTGGAACGCCTAGCGCGCCAACTTCGCTTCCGCATCCTCGGTAAAGTAATAAAGGTGCGTATTGTCCGGCGCCTCGCTGATGCCCTCGCCGCTCGGACGGAATTCGATATGGCGCCGGAATTTTTCGCTGTCGGCCCGCGCGTCGCGCTCGGCGGCCTGCAGCGCGACGGCGTAGGGCATGGGGTCCTTCGATCTTTCGATCTCGAGCAGCAAGATCTGTTCGTTGACCCGCACGCTGTATTTGCCGAGGTTGAACAGCAGGTACATCGCCAGCAGGTTGTCATAGTCCTGGTAAGCCCCGGCTTCGCGGCGGAAGTCCAGCGACAGCACCGAGGGAAAGCGGTCGGGCAGGTCCCTGAACGCGACCTGCTCTTCCTCTTGCGGATCGACATAGGTCGAGCCGCGGTACTTCTTGTACAGCACCACGTCCATGCCGTAGTTGCGCCGGCCCCATTCGCTCACCAGCTTCATCGCCATCTCGGTCGGGATATTGGCAGTCGCTGCCGCAACCACGCGCGTTCCTGACAACACCCCGGCGCTGGTCACCGCGAGGTCGCGGTAGCCTGCGCCGAACTTGAAGGCGGCGCCGATGGTCTTGGCGCAGTTCAGGCGCAGGTAGTCATACCGGATCGGGCCCGAGTGATATTCCGTGTTGCTGCGTTGCTGGTGATAGTCGTCGTTGATGCGGCGAAAATAGGTGGCCAGCGCCGCCTTGTCCGCCGCCGGCACGCCGTAGACCCGCACCCCGATGACCGAGCGCTTGTAGATTTCGCCGAAGTCGAGCCCGAACGATGCGGTTTCGGCGACCGTGGAAACGGTCTTGAACAGATACTCCTGCTTGGGTATGGCGACCATCAGGTCCGCGGTGTAGCGGCCGCTTGCGTGCGCGGGATCCCGGTCCGCATAGAAATTGGCCGAATACACCACCTCGTCGCCAGCCGCGTCGTCACGCAACGCCAGCGCGATATGGCCGGCCGACCCGCCCTTGGACGTGCCGAAGCTGATCAGCAGCTCCAGGTCATAAGGGTCTTCGCGCAGCCGCGCCGCGATCTGTTCGATATTGGCAGGCTCCGGCCCGCCCTTGCTGCCGAATCCGTCGGCCGCGGCCAGCCGCGGCAAGAGCACCGCCAGCGCGACGAACCAGAGCACCAGCCTCATTCTCATTCTTTCCCCCGACTTGCGGATGTCCCAGGGCATGACCACGACATTGCCGACGATACCACGCTGCACATCGCCCGACGCACGGCGGCCCGCGCAATCCGGTAAAATCCCCGCTTTCGAGGACGACCTCGCCCGCACCGGGTATGAATGTCCGGGACGGCCCGGCTCTTGATCAAGGAGCCGTCATGGCTTGGATATTTCTCGTCATCGCCGGAGTGCTCGAAGTGCTTTGGGCCTACTCCATGAAGCTGTCCGAAGGCTTCACCCGCCCCGGCTACTCGGCCATCACCATCGTGGCCATGATTGCCAGCTTCGCCCTGCTCTCGCTGTCAATGAAAAGCCTGCCGCTCGGCACGGCCTACACCATCTGGACCGGCATCGGCGCCGTTGGCGCGTTCCTGGTGGGATTGTTCGTGCTGGGCGAACCGGCCAGCGCGGCCAGGATCCTGGCGGCGGCGCTGATTGTCAGCGGGTTGGTGATGATGAAGATGGCGTCCTGAAGGCCGGGGCATGGGCGGCTTGCGCCGGGCTGCGGACGCCGGCGCCGCGCCCTGCAGCGCCCCGCGTCCGGGAGTAAAATCTGCGCCTCACACCGAAGAGGGCCCGCTGCTCCGCGTGTCAGCTGAATAGCGGGCCTTCTGTCGTTTCGGAGGTCCCCTTGCTGCGCGCGTTCGAACGTCTGCTTGATCCATTCCCCCCCGACGAGGCGCCGCTGCCGCCCAAGGGCCTGGCGGCCTTCCTGTGGGCCTGCACCCGCGGGACACGCCGCTATTTCGTCGCGCTGGCGGTGCTCAGTGCCAGCGTGTCGATCTACGAAGCGTGGCTGTTCTCGTTCCTCGGGCAAGTGGTCGATTTGCTGTCGGCCTGGCAGGCCGGCCGGCAGGCTTCGGCCGAGGAACAGCGCGTGCTGTGGGGCATCGGCATCGTGCTGGTGGCCAGCATCGGACTGGTGGCGCTGCGCACCATGGTGCAGCACCAGGTGCTGGCGATCAACCTGCCGCTGCGGCTGCGCTGGGAATTCCATCGCCTCATGCTCAGGCAGAGCCTGTCCTTCTTTGCCGATGAATTCGCCGGGCGGGTCACCACCAAGGTCATGCAGACGGCGCTGGCGGTGCGCGAGGTGCTGTTCACCTTCATCGAGATCGTGCTCGCCATCGGCGTGTACTTCATCACCATCATCGCGCTGGCCGGCGGCTTCGATATCCGGCTGATGCTGCCGTTCATCGGCTGGATCGTGCTGTTCGGCCTTGCCATGCTGTATTTCGTGCCGCGGCTGGGCAAGGTCGGGCAGGAGCAGGCCCATGCCCGCTCGTCGATGACCGGGCGCGTCACTGACGCCTACACCAACATCACCACCGTCAAGCTGTTCTCGCACACCCGGCGCGAGGCCCACTTCGCGCGGGCGGCGATGGAGGATTTCAAGGAGACGGGGTTCCGGCAGATGCGTCTCGTCAGCCAGTTCGAGATCGTCAACCAGGCGCTGGTGGTGGGATTGATCCTGGCGGCGGGCGGCTATGCGCTGTGGCTGTGGCACGGGGGCGAGATCGGCACCGGCGCGGTCGCCGCGGTCACCGCCATGGCCCTGCGCATCAACGGCATGTCGCACTGGATCATGTGGCAGATGGCTTCGCTGTTCGAGAACATCGGCACGGTGCAGGACGGCATTGCCACGCTGACGCACGTGGCCAAGGTGCAGGATGCGCCCGGCGCGCCCGCGCTGCAGATCCAGCGCGGCGAAGTGGAGTTCGACCAGGTCAGCTTCAACTACAACGGCGAGCGCCAGGTGCTCGACGGCCTCAGCCTGACGGTGCGTCCCGGCGAGAAGATCGGACTGGTGGGTCGCTCCGGCGCGGGCAAATCTACCCTCATCAACCTGCTGCTGCGCTTCTACGACGTGGACAGCGGCCGCATCCGCATCGACGGGCAGGACATCGCCAAGGTCACGCAGGACAGCCTGCGCAGCGCCATCGGCATGGTCACCCAGGACACCTCGCTGCTGCATCGCTCGATCCGCGACAACATCGCCTACGGCCGCCCCAACGCCACCGATGCGGAGATTCGCCACGCCGCCGTGCACGCGCAGGCCGATGACTTCATCCGCCAGCTGAGCGACCAGCATGGCCACACCGGCTACGACACGCTGGTCGGCGAACGCGGCGTCAAGCTCTCGGGCGGCCAGCGCCAGCGCATCGCGATTGCGCGCGTGCTGCTCAAGAACGCGCCCATCCTGCTGCTCGACGAAGCCACCAGCGCGCTGGACTCCGAAGTGGAGGCCGCCATCCAGGAAAGCCTGGACGAGATCATGGAGGGCAAGACCGTGATCGCGATCGCCCACCGCCTTTCCACCATCGCCGCCATGGACCGCCTGATCGTGATGGACCAGGGGCGCATCATCGAGCAGGGAACCCACGCGGAGTTGCTGGCAAGGAACGGCACCTATGCGCGGCTGTGGCGGCACCAGAGCGGTGGCTTCCTGGGTGAAGAGCAGGACGAGACGGCGGACTCGGTGCAATAGCGCGGCGGGTGACAGTCCGGAACGCTGCGGCTAGGCCGCCATCGCGCGGCGCTCCTCTTCGTCCAGCACGGGGCCATCGAGCGTCACGCGCGAGTGGTCGGTGCGGAATTTCCGGATGATCGGCTTCAGCTCTTCCTTGACGTGCGCTTCGCTGTATCCGTTGAACAGGTGCCCGAACAGGCCGCGGCGCAGGTCGGAGGTCCCCATGATGTAGTCGGCGATCGGGAACGTGAGGTTCATGTTGTACTTCATCATGATGCCCATGTTGTGGTGCGCGGTGTGGTGGCGCCGGATCGTGTTGATGAACGGCATGTTGCGCACGAACCAGTTGTCGTGCACGTGGCAGCAATAGTGGAAGGTCTCGTAGACCAGGTACTGCGCCACCATCGTGATGAAGACGAAGTAGCCGGCGTTGGCATTGAAGATCAGCGATGCCAGGTAGCCCAGCCCGCCGCCGCCCACGCCGAGCGTTGCCAGCACGCGCCACGGGAAGAACACGATGCGGAATTCGCGCGTGGTGTCGATGGTGGGCTCCTGGTCGGTGAAGTACTGGTGGTGCTGGCGCGTGTGGCGCTCATAGATGGCGCGCAGCGCAAAGACGTTGATCCGGCGGTGCATGACATAGCTGTGCAGGAACCACTCCACGAAGTTGCCGGCAAGGAATACCGGCAGGATCAGCGCCCACTCCCAGGTCACGTCGTGCAGCCGCTGGATGGCCCACCACAGCGCGCCGGCGCCGACGCCATAGATCACGGCGATATGCAGCAACCCGTTGTAAAGGGGGCTGATGTCCGCCTTGTATTGCTCCCTGAATTTGCGTTGACGTTCGGTCATCATGATTGCGTCTCCGGTACACTGCGCCGCACTAACATATCAGTTGGATATAAAAATGCGGCGACTCAAAAAATGCCCCTGGTGGCCAGGGGCGCCAGGGCGGGGC
Proteins encoded in this region:
- a CDS encoding FAD-dependent oxidoreductase; translation: MMGRIASKDLDGCQFDVVIIGGGINGAAGAQQLAARGHSVLLVEKGDFGSGSSSRSSRLLHCGLRYLAPGRSPWEFAIKPSRLVTGVKMARMAIDARDEFIATTPTRVQLAKLYFPIFKGGAYSGWQVDAAFKVLEYFNRGKTPLNYRRITGRSAAAIPLVNRLGDFNLLDSVACYDEYQISWPERVTADIAIDAQRMGATTLNYTRADLLERHAAGWTIRLKDMAGTDQVTVTATCVVNTAGIWIDQVLAQHRSGKPPKILGTKGSHIVVRLPDDCRGVGVATINSKNEPFYCLPWGEHHYIGPTEVVYRDSLDDIRTAEAERDWLLAEANQLFPTFNLSARDVIFTWSGVRPLTWDPNLPGGNRNRVLHDLSGDGLEGVFAMTGGPLMTHRSAGVEIADAVCARLSDPSGPAGTPRFASAFPTLSPDDIHAALTGAVPAPQWLKTMAKEEMIVHLSDALLRRSGLPWFRKLEEAECDGIGRNLGSLLGWNESRVADEVALCKAELAALQRAASQSQAV
- a CDS encoding group I truncated hemoglobin, with product MRIPAVLCGFLLTALLGLAGCASPDRAQPATTSLYNRLGGMPAITAVVDDFVGNVATDTRINARFANANIPRLKTRLVEQICAGSGGPCTYGGLDMKTAHAGMAITNAEFDALVDDLVKSLNKFKVPEREQKELLGILGPMRKDIVSR
- a CDS encoding DMT family transporter, with product MSRPLALAAWLPTAAFVLIWSTGFIVGKAIVPLADTSLFLLGRFAVAGLMFVAWSLAARAAWPPLREAPRHLLAGALMQGIYLCAGYGAVAQGLPPAIMALLGALQPLLTALLAIPLLKELPSRRTWQGLALGALGVALVVAPAMQAGLHGAAAAVSPWIVLLGVLAIVSITMGTLLQKTAIATCDLRASAAWQSLGAMLVAAALAAIHAASAPLHWHGGPALWAGLAWAAIGLSGAGTWLLVSLVRRGQAANAAALMFLAPPLAALQAWLLFGERLGGVQALGMAVAGAGVWLCQTPGRMRHAEAR
- a CDS encoding helix-turn-helix transcriptional regulator, which translates into the protein MPKPVEARAAPLVEHRRYQPQPDGHQHGYHQLLFGLAGATELELDGHVYRVDDRTGLIVPAGSHHDYMGHDGNLQLVADFPAHSVALPARLLARPRTFALDGAFGSRVRALAAWRAKAAAHGPQRDWQVAATLAAALADRLGMPADREVFPLMAVDAYLRANLAAPLRVPELAGHFGWSVRRFQTLFAEAFGDTPHRYQTRLRLDRALQWLSNSTLPLAEIALMSGYPDQTTFTRSFTRRFGLPPGAWRAAVRG
- a CDS encoding BPL-N domain-containing protein, with the translated sequence MPKPQILTYVDAGASDWTACLMRTIGHQLPAGAYELRAVMASEIRHDATLFDDAVMFVMPGGADLPYCALLNGAPNTRIRQFVEQGGVYLGICAGAYYACRELAFHAGTRGAICGPRELRLVDAVAVGSLPELTGGQLYDGTPRTTAAVELRTTDKLTEVPMSLYTHYHGGCRFDFADAPGPGTEILAVYAGVAGTPPAIVSAQVGKGRALLTGVHLEISERECKDALRGHSDMSRYLHVCDRLADTGAARLAVFRQLLARGGLALD
- a CDS encoding DUF1800 domain-containing protein, with the translated sequence MDPTQHQRLPGRGRLPAWRAAAALALAACLAGCAQLPAGTGNADDKGATAAADLRWLNTVSYGADQASLDALRRLGRKGYLAQQLAMPLADPPELAAAIAALPSLRDGADAQVQAAREARQRIDTLPDEASKQQARQALNAQGRELVADASRRHLLRALYSPAQLREQMTWFWMNHFNVYSGKGQVRLLLADYEERAIRPHALGRFRDLLMATVTAPAMLVYLDNAQSSANRVNENYARELMELHTLGVSGGPSGSRYTQQDVQELARVLTGVGVNLRGTPPPKLPPARAGLYRSDGLFEFNPARHDFGAKTLLGQRIEPSGFDEVVRAVSILASEPATARHVSARLAAYFIADDPPPALVERMAQTFTRTDGDIAAVLRTMLLAPELERQGGAAARKFKDPMVYVVSSLRLAYEGRPVANLRPVMNWLNQLGEPLYGHVTPDGYPSAESAWASSGQMVRRFEIARGIGSGPAGLFAGDSTTPRGARFPMIGNKLYYEAIEATLGPATRAALAQAPSQAEWNTLLLSSPEWMQR